Sequence from the Nostoc sp. UHCC 0870 genome:
GAATCCAAGTAAGTACAAGGAAATCCCACATGAACGCCAAAAACGAATGTAAATTAGTTTTCGATGCTCTTTTAAATTTAGGTTTCATCCCCCTACCTGTAGCCCCCCTACAAGATGCTACAAAGTACCCCAGTCTCGACAAAAACAAAAATATCAGGAGAGACGACAAAGGGGAAATTATTCCCAAATTCAATGGTAAAAATCCCAGCTATCTAGATGCTGATGGCATACCCCATGCAATCTTACATTCCATCTATAGGACAAAGCCCATTACAGAGGCAGAGCGCGAAAAGTGGTTTGTACACCCCGATACAGGAATTGGTTGTCTTGGGACTAAGCACAATATAGCAATCGATGTTGATCGTAAAAATTTCGATAGCCAAGAGGAATGCGATCGCCTAACTGAGTCTTGGTTGAATGCCACGCCGGAACTAAAATCAGGCTGGGTTGATCGAACTCAATCAGGTGGCTATCGGGTACTAGTAAAGGTAAAAGAGCCACAAAGCTTTACAAACTTTGGCTTTGGTGGTAAACAGATTGGTGAGGCAATAGGCGAGGGAAGGTTTGCAGTCTTAGCCCCGTCTAAAGGTACATCCGCCAATTACACCAGCATAAGCCGCGCTGATACTATCCCAGAGTTTGACAATTTAGAAGCAATTGGTATTTTCAAAGCTAAGTCTGAGGAAGAGTTAGAAATTCCAAAAATCCCAGAATCTTTAAATGATTGGATGGCATCATCAACTATTGTAAGATCCACAGCAGCGATCGCAACTGATGATGATGATGCTGAAACAATTACTACAGTTGCTTTGGCTGATTTACCTGCGAATGATAATATAGATGCCTCTGTTGAGTTTGATGAAATTAAGAAGAGAGCATTATCTGAAGGGATGGAAGGCATTTTTCTAATTGAAGCAATATCCCAAAAAAATCGCCAAAGATTGGAAGGGGATGTTGAGGGAATGGACAAATCCAAAGCACTCACAACTGCACTAAATGACCTCTACGGATGGGTTAATTGGTGCGGTGATAAAAATGTACAGTTCTACGGAAACCCCCAAGAGATTGCTTTAATAGGTGGTGCAAAACTTGGTCTAGCCCCTGATAGAGTGAAGCGTATCATTGAATCTATCAAAGATACATCAAAGTGTATGCCTGCCTGTAAATATAAGGGTGGTGATGATGCCTGCCAGAAACGGGTAAACACTTTGCTAGGTATCCAAACCCCAATAGAAACTGATGAAAATCAGGTTTCTACAAGCGTAGAAGACACCGTACTAAAAACTTTGTTTGAGAATGGTGACGGGAATTTTTGCGTCATAAACGACGGGTACTACAAGTACGATGATCATGGCGTTTGGAATCATGTAGAAGATGGAATTATCGAAAAGTGGATTACTCGAAAGCTGCGGGAACTTTACAGGCTAAAAATTACAAAGGAAGATGTACTCCAAGAGTTTGTGTACGCCACTGAAAACAATAAGAAAAACTCGTTTAAGTTCTGCCGAAGTGCTTTAAGCTTAGAATCCATACCCTACAACTTTCACCTACTACCCTTTAACAACGGAACAGTTGACGTAAGAACAGGAAAGCTACAGCAACACAGCCGCGATAACTTCTTAACCTTTAAGGTTAATGCTGACTACAAAGAGAATAGAGAATGTCCACAGGCTTTTAAGGATTTTATTGAAAGCTCATTTGGTAGTCAATTTCTCGAAACTATTCGCGCCTGTTTAAGCATGACTTTAGACCCAACTGCACCTTTTGGGTTTGCGCCTCATTTAATTGGTGCTTCGGGTGGTGGAAAAGGAACACTTATCAGATTTGTTGGTTCAGCCTTTGGTGAGAAATATGTTGCATCCCTTCAAAGCTTCCAGGAGTTAAGCACGCCCGAAAAACGCCACCAAAACTTAACAGGTTGCCGACTGGTAAACTTCCCCGATTTGGGAGGATTTCAATCAGGTCTGAGAAGTTTTTATGAGTTGGTTGATAATGGAAGTCTCTCTGGTCGTCCATTATTTAGCAGCAATAGTTATAGCAAACGATGGAATTGTAGATTTTGGTTAGCCAGCGTTGACCACTTGCAAATTGAAAACTCTGGGGATGGATGGGATAGACGGGTTATACCAATCCCCACAAAACGCCGAACCTGTGCAACCGACCCAAACTTAGAACAAAAGCTTCAAGAGTGCAAAGCAGATGTGATTAGCTGGGCATTAGCAATGCCAAGAGAGCGCAGAGATTATATCCTACTTAATGCCTCAAAAACTAATGATGCGATCGCCGCGCTCAAAAAAGAGCAAGCAACGTTCAGTGATTCAACTCGTGCATTTATCGATCAATGCCTAGTACCCTCAGATAGTTGCGCCACAACAACGACAGGGCATCTGTATGACCTCTATGTAGAATACTGCAAAGCGAACGGTTTCAGCCCCGTAAACGTAAACAGGTTTACGAGCCATGCCAAAGCTATTCTCCCAGAAAACAGGGTTGAGCGCAGCAAAGCCACAGCAGGTAAAGGTACTAGAGTAAATGTTGCCGCACACTGGAGGAACTTAGAATCTATTCCACAGATTTTTACAAAGAGTGAAGCAGGTATCTGGAGTTGCAATAAAAACCTCTGCAATGAAGGTGGACTCGAACTTTTTGAACAGTTCTGGGAAAATGGTGGTCAAATCCCCAAAACTGAGACACCTGAACCAGAACCCAAAGAAGCAGAACCTACGGGATTACAGGGAAACCAAACAGAGATTAAAGCCGTTAAAAAGACGCTTGAGGCTAACGACAGAAATACCAGACTGGCAAGCGAGGTTGAGATTAATACCAGAAAAATCCGCGACAATTGGGACGATGAATTAAAAATTGGGGGCATAATGTTTGATGCCCAAATGAAGGATGCTGCCCTTGTTTCAGGTATTAAGGCTTTCTTTAGGAAGCACGGTGAAGAGTACGTAAGTTACCTAGATCAGTGCCAGGGCATCTACGAAGCCAAGGCAACCTAGAGTTGCAAAGATAATCCTTGGGTGAAACAAGCCTCACCCAC
This genomic interval carries:
- a CDS encoding primase-like DNA-binding domain-containing protein, which codes for MNAKNECKLVFDALLNLGFIPLPVAPLQDATKYPSLDKNKNIRRDDKGEIIPKFNGKNPSYLDADGIPHAILHSIYRTKPITEAEREKWFVHPDTGIGCLGTKHNIAIDVDRKNFDSQEECDRLTESWLNATPELKSGWVDRTQSGGYRVLVKVKEPQSFTNFGFGGKQIGEAIGEGRFAVLAPSKGTSANYTSISRADTIPEFDNLEAIGIFKAKSEEELEIPKIPESLNDWMASSTIVRSTAAIATDDDDAETITTVALADLPANDNIDASVEFDEIKKRALSEGMEGIFLIEAISQKNRQRLEGDVEGMDKSKALTTALNDLYGWVNWCGDKNVQFYGNPQEIALIGGAKLGLAPDRVKRIIESIKDTSKCMPACKYKGGDDACQKRVNTLLGIQTPIETDENQVSTSVEDTVLKTLFENGDGNFCVINDGYYKYDDHGVWNHVEDGIIEKWITRKLRELYRLKITKEDVLQEFVYATENNKKNSFKFCRSALSLESIPYNFHLLPFNNGTVDVRTGKLQQHSRDNFLTFKVNADYKENRECPQAFKDFIESSFGSQFLETIRACLSMTLDPTAPFGFAPHLIGASGGGKGTLIRFVGSAFGEKYVASLQSFQELSTPEKRHQNLTGCRLVNFPDLGGFQSGLRSFYELVDNGSLSGRPLFSSNSYSKRWNCRFWLASVDHLQIENSGDGWDRRVIPIPTKRRTCATDPNLEQKLQECKADVISWALAMPRERRDYILLNASKTNDAIAALKKEQATFSDSTRAFIDQCLVPSDSCATTTTGHLYDLYVEYCKANGFSPVNVNRFTSHAKAILPENRVERSKATAGKGTRVNVAAHWRNLESIPQIFTKSEAGIWSCNKNLCNEGGLELFEQFWENGGQIPKTETPEPEPKEAEPTGLQGNQTEIKAVKKTLEANDRNTRLASEVEINTRKIRDNWDDELKIGGIMFDAQMKDAALVSGIKAFFRKHGEEYVSYLDQCQGIYEAKAT